The Primulina eburnea isolate SZY01 chromosome 6, ASM2296580v1, whole genome shotgun sequence genome contains a region encoding:
- the LOC140835430 gene encoding uncharacterized protein yields the protein MASSARSASYSYQEDMHLCHVYLDISQDPIKGINQSRNQFWTRVEESYNNSRTSDMTEVRNKRSVQSRMQMIRAKELMKQDDNFKKGFKFDHVWSIMKDMEKFTASSNPSRNPIQRSVELFDSPQSDTQATDSPKSASPSLSQFELNLSDENIGGSSSQRPLGVKKAKLKKKKDEFFSQTIESMRAGQEKIIEMIQHGTVCREQINEMQMQRMQQTQRKLEQNETKIEQNRQLLELTRFQEENKILLIDLNSIQEPLLRENFRAEQLRILNERDERKRAHENPNYGKYFGDIGGSGSDLPEF from the exons ATGGCTTCCAGTGCACGAAGTGCTTCTTATTCCTATCAAGAAGATATGCATCTCTGTCATGTTTATCTTGATATTTCCCAAGATCCTATCAAAGGCATAAATCAATCTCGAAACCAATTTTGGACTCGTGTCGAGGAAAGCTACAACAATTCCAGGACATCCGATATGACTGAAGTACGTAACAAAAGATCAGTGCAATCTCGTATGCAG ATGATCCGTGCGAAAGAGTTAATGAAACAAGATGATAATTTCAAGAAAGGATTTAAGTTTGATCATGTATGGTcaattatgaaagatatggaGAAATTTACAGCTTCCTCAAACCCGTCAAGGAATCCAATTCAAAGGAGTGTTGAACTTTTCGATTCTCCACAATCAGACACACAAGCAACAGATTCTCCCAAATCAGCGTCTCCTAGCTTATCTCAATTTGAACTTAATCTCAGTGATGAAAATATTGGTGGTAGTTCATCGCAGAGACCACTTGGAGTGAAGAAAGCAAAGCtaaaaaagaagaaagatgaATTTTTTTCACAGACAATTGAATCAATGAGAGCAGGACAAGAAAAAATTATTGAAATGATACAACATGGAACTGTTTGTCGTGAACAAATCAATGAAATGCAAATGCAACGCATGCAACAAACTCAACGAAAACTGGAACAAAATGAAACAAAAATAGAACAAAATCGACAACTATTGGAACTAACGAGGTttcaagaagaaaacaaaattttgctAATCGATCTCAACTCTATTCAAGAGCCTTTATTGCGTGAAAATTTTCGCGCCGAACAGTTGAGAATTCTGAATGAAAGGGATGAAAGGAAACGTGCACATGAAAATCCCAACTATGGAAAATACTTCGGAGATATTGGAGGGTCTGGATCCGACTTACCGGAGTTTTAA
- the LOC140833407 gene encoding uncharacterized protein — MANRMDEYIESDECVRACGVDKSSVGISSDALLESRFTTQLCSQQCYQNCPNIVDLYYNLALAEGVFLPDLCKAQRLNTRRSMFQLLSSGAAAAASAPISSASAPSPSSVDCAPPPM; from the exons ATGGCGAATAGAATGGATGAATACATAGAGAGTGATGAATGTGTGAGAGCGTGTGGAGTTGACAAATCCTCTGTCGGCATCTCATCAGATGCTCTCCTCGAGTCTCGTTTCACCACTCAGCTATGTTCCCAACAGTGTTACCAGAACTGCCCCAATATTGTTGATCTATACTACAATTTGGCTTTAGCAGAAG GAGTATTTTTACCAGATTTATGCAAGGCTCAACGGTTAAATACACGGCGTTCCATGTTCCAACTTCTGAGCTCTGGCGCAGCGGCAGCTGCATCTGCTCCCATTTCTTCAGCTTCAGCTCCATCTCCATCTTCTGTTGATTGCGCACCGCCTCCGATGTGA